DNA from Synechococcus sp. CBW1108:
GGCTTTGCGGTGGTCAGGTCAGCCCTGGGCAGGGGGGGAAGGGGCGGCGGCGGGCCGAGGGTCCAGGTGAAGGCTGCGGCGGGGTGGGCGCCGGTTAACAGCAGCAGCAAAGCGGCTGGCAGGGAACTAGCCATCGATCCAGTGCAGCAGAGCCTTGCCCCGCTTGCGCAGCGTGAGGAGCTGGGACGGCATCCAACCAGCTGAAGAGGCCGGAATTTGGGCATGATCTGGTTCTCCATCAGCTTCAGCATAGCCATATCTTTGATATAGGGTTTCATTTGGAGACGTTTCCTCCTCTTTAATAGCATTAGTTATTAGTCCAAGCAAGGGCGCCCCCGTTGCACTGATCCTAGCGAGGGCCTCCTTAGGCAGGTTCCGATCAACCCCGTCAAGGGACACCAGCAGGATCAGACCGTCGAGGTGCTGGGTCAGCAGGGCAGTATCGGCCATGCCTAGGACCGGGGGGGTGTCGAACAGGATCAGATCAAATTGGCCCGACTGGCTAATATCTCGAATTAGTTCCTTCATGCGATCAGCGCTGAGCAGGCGGGTGGGATCGGGCGGTCGGCGACCGGCAGGAATAACCCACCAGTTTTCATAGCCCGGAACAGGCACCAAGGCCTTACCCCAATGGTCATCTTCAGTCAGCAGACTGGAGAGACCCAGCAGATTGTTGAGACCAAGACGGAGATGGACTTGGGGCTTGCGCATATCGGCATCAATCAACAGCACCCGTTGGCCCATTTCAGAGACTGTTTTAGCCAGCAATACGTTCACCAGGCTCTTGCCTTCGCCAGGAGTCGAACTGGTGAGACCCACAGTGAGTAGCTTTTGGTCTGTGCTGAGGAAGCGAAGGGAGGTGTAGAGGTTTCGAAAGGCCTCCTTATAGGCGAAGCGCTGGTAAACCTGCGCTCCTGGAGTTGAGCCGGTCAGATAGGGGCCAGCCATCGAGCCAAGGCTCGCCGAATCCCTATCGAGTTCTTCCACCTGAAAGCGCCCAGTCTCCGCCACACCTTGGAAGAAGGGCAGGTGGGGAATATGGCCCAGCAGGGGCAACTTGAGCTGATCACGCACCTCGCCAGAACGGCGAAAGACGTGGTCGAAGCGATCGCGCAGGATCGCCGCTCCCATCCCTGCAATTAAGCCGAATAATATAGCCTTCGTTAGGCCTTGGCGCAACTTGGGGGCAACCGGATTGCCATCCACAGCGGGCGGCGAGAGCAAAGTCCAGGGCACCGACTTCTGGGCCCGCTCCAGCTGGAAGGTGGAGCGGGTGGTGAGGAAGTTGGTAAGGTTCTGCTGGGCAACCGTGAGCCGCTGCTGGATCTGTTCGTAATCCTTGATCAGGGCCGGTTGCTTCAGGAACCTGCGATCAACCTGGCGGCGTTGGCCTGCAAGGGTGCTGGCCCGGGCGGCATTGAGCTTGAGGGCCGTATCAATAGCTTCGAGCTGGTTGCTGCGCAACTGGCCTGCCAGGCGGGCGCGCAGGGCCGTAAGGCTCTGCATGCGGGGCGTATCGCTTCGATAGGTGGAGCGGGCCAGGCTGAGTTGCTCCTCGACGCCCTGCAACTGGGCCAGAAGGTCGCCGTTTGCCTGGGTGACGGTGACCCCTGAATCTGAAGCGGTACTGAAGCCGGAGGAGGTGAGGGTGCCCGCCACCACTCCTTGGCGCAACTTCTCAAGGCGGCTGCGTTCAGCATCCAGCTCCCGCTCCACACCGTCAAAACCAGATGATTCGGTTTTAAGTGCGCCGGCCTCGATCTCCGGGTCGAGCAGGTTGTAGCGCCGCCGGAAGGCGGCCAGTTGACCCTGGAGCTGGTTGACGGTGAACTGGAGCTTTGGTTCCTGCTCATCGAGGAACTTGAGGCCCTCATTAAGCTGACGCTGGCGCTGATCAATGGCGAAATTCAGATAGGCCGCGCTGAGGCTGTCGAGGGCTGCTTGGATCTCGCTCGGCTTACTGCCAGAGAGCGATACTGACAAGACTCCTTCCGCTACCTGGCTCACCTGGGCTGCACCGAGCAGCCCCCCGGCTGGCCCGAGCTGACGGCGCAGGGGGTCGAGAACCATCGGGCTCCGCAGGGTTTCCACCAGGGAGGGGAAGTCAATGCTGGTGCGGTTGCGAGCCAAAGTTTCAACCGTGCCACCTTCGGCGCCAGCACCATCCCCAGTGCTGATGGGGTCACTGATCAACAACTGAAAGCTACCCTGGTAGATGGGCGAGAAGGTCCTCTCCCAGAGGGTTGAGCCAAAGGCGCTGGCGGCCACTACCGTCCCAACCAACAGGGCCAGACGTCGCCTGCGGCGCACGGCTTGCCAGAGCTCACCCAGATTTAATCCCTCCGATTCGGTCGGGGTTTCATCCGAGCCAGAGACTTGACTCACTGGCAGCCTGGCTAGCTGGGCCGGGCTCGGGGAAAGCCTATCAACTTGGGGGGTGGAATTTAACGGGGCCATCCTAGTCAAGCGACTCGCATCGCCTAAGTTGCCACAACCATAGCGAAATTCAAAAAAATTGCCCCTTGCGCGCCCGCTACAATTACGTGACTTGTACTTGCCCAGTGATGAAGCGAGGCCGTCTCCGCCACTTCGCCGTAGCGGCTTCGCTTGTGCTGAGTCTCTCCCCTCTGGCAGGGGTACGAGCCCAGATGCTGTCTGGCGATCAGGAAGATGCATACATCCTAGGGCCGGGGGATTCCCTCTCGCTGCGCTTCTTGGCGGCAACGGAACTATCAGGGCCGTTCAACCTGCTCAGCGATGGCACCGCCAGTTTGCCCCTGCTCGGCAACGTGCGACTTACGGGTCTGACCCTTTCCCAGGCCAGCCAGTGGCTGGAAACCCTTTATAAACGCCAGTTACTGCGTCCAGAATTGCAGCTTTCGGTGGTCACCCCCAGACCACTGCGCGTGGCACTGGTGGGCCAGGTATCCCATCCGGGCCTCTACACACTTTCGCAAGCTAGTAATGAATCTCGAGGGGACGTTGCCGTTAGCAATGAGGGCCTGCCAACCTTGGTGGATGCCATCGCCAAGGCAGGCGGCATCACGTCCGACGCCGACCTGCGCAGCGTAATGTTGCAACGGCGCCTGCCTGGGGAGGCAGGAGCTTACAAGCGCACCCGGCTCAATCTGTTGGCCCTGATCCTCGAGGGTGACCAACAGCAGAATCCCCTCCTATTTGATGGCGACACTATTCGGATCGAAGCGGCGACCGAGCCCGTGCCCGAAATGATCGAACTCTCCTCCACAACCCTGGCTCCTCAAGACATCACAGTGAACGTGGTTGGCGAGGTGAAAGGCGCCGGCCGCGTTCAGGTGCCGGCCAACACCCCCTTGGTGCAGGCGGTGTTGGCGGCAGGCGGGCCAATCGCATGGCGGGCCAATCGGGGCGATGTGGAATTAGTGCGGATCAACCGCAACGGCACGGCCACCCGTAAGAAATTTGCCCTCGACCTGAGCCAGGGTGCATCTAACAGCAAGAATCCGCCCCTACGCGATGGCGATACCGTAGTGGTGAATCGCAGCGGGCTTGCTGTGACC
Protein-coding regions in this window:
- a CDS encoding SLBB domain-containing protein, translated to MLSGDQEDAYILGPGDSLSLRFLAATELSGPFNLLSDGTASLPLLGNVRLTGLTLSQASQWLETLYKRQLLRPELQLSVVTPRPLRVALVGQVSHPGLYTLSQASNESRGDVAVSNEGLPTLVDAIAKAGGITSDADLRSVMLQRRLPGEAGAYKRTRLNLLALILEGDQQQNPLLFDGDTIRIEAATEPVPEMIELSSTTLAPQDITVNVVGEVKGAGRVQVPANTPLVQAVLAAGGPIAWRANRGDVELVRINRNGTATRKKFALDLSQGASNSKNPPLRDGDTVVVNRSGLAVTSDALTAVVTPLSPILGILGFIEVVNNR
- a CDS encoding polysaccharide biosynthesis tyrosine autokinase, whose product is MSQVSGSDETPTESEGLNLGELWQAVRRRRRLALLVGTVVAASAFGSTLWERTFSPIYQGSFQLLISDPISTGDGAGAEGGTVETLARNRTSIDFPSLVETLRSPMVLDPLRRQLGPAGGLLGAAQVSQVAEGVLSVSLSGSKPSEIQAALDSLSAAYLNFAIDQRQRQLNEGLKFLDEQEPKLQFTVNQLQGQLAAFRRRYNLLDPEIEAGALKTESSGFDGVERELDAERSRLEKLRQGVVAGTLTSSGFSTASDSGVTVTQANGDLLAQLQGVEEQLSLARSTYRSDTPRMQSLTALRARLAGQLRSNQLEAIDTALKLNAARASTLAGQRRQVDRRFLKQPALIKDYEQIQQRLTVAQQNLTNFLTTRSTFQLERAQKSVPWTLLSPPAVDGNPVAPKLRQGLTKAILFGLIAGMGAAILRDRFDHVFRRSGEVRDQLKLPLLGHIPHLPFFQGVAETGRFQVEELDRDSASLGSMAGPYLTGSTPGAQVYQRFAYKEAFRNLYTSLRFLSTDQKLLTVGLTSSTPGEGKSLVNVLLAKTVSEMGQRVLLIDADMRKPQVHLRLGLNNLLGLSSLLTEDDHWGKALVPVPGYENWWVIPAGRRPPDPTRLLSADRMKELIRDISQSGQFDLILFDTPPVLGMADTALLTQHLDGLILLVSLDGVDRNLPKEALARISATGAPLLGLITNAIKEEETSPNETLYQRYGYAEADGEPDHAQIPASSAGWMPSQLLTLRKRGKALLHWIDG